A single genomic interval of Amycolatopsis albispora harbors:
- the nuoH gene encoding NADH-quinone oxidoreductase subunit NuoH, with amino-acid sequence MQAQEMTRAEILADDPWWLVLIKAVVILLIGPILTIFLIVWERKAVGRMQNRPGPNRVGPGGYLQSLADALKLPFKEQVIPDTADRKVYFLAPVLSAVPALVGLSAIPFGPEVSIFGERTLLQLVDLPVGVLVILACSSIGVYGIVLAGWSSGSPYPLLGGLRSAAQVISYEIAMGLSIVGVILYAQSMSTSDIVASQQSGWYFYLLLPSFVIYLISMVGETNRAPFDLPEAESELVGGFHTEYSSMKFAMFFLAEYVNMVIVSAFATTLFLGGWMFPFVGADHALNSGWLPVIWFMAKMFVLLFGFIWLRGTLPRYRYDQFMRLGWKVLVPLNLVWIVMIATIRAIRGTDEVPLGVWIAVGAVVLLVLVVIAFMVPEKQLRDADSVPVTGSDYPLPPLDLKVPETTPRQRALKAKARVSKKQPAAVSAGRENTDGDV; translated from the coding sequence GACGATTTTCCTGATCGTCTGGGAGCGCAAGGCGGTCGGCCGGATGCAGAACCGGCCCGGCCCCAACCGGGTCGGCCCCGGCGGGTACCTGCAGTCGCTCGCGGACGCGCTGAAGCTGCCGTTCAAGGAACAGGTCATCCCGGACACCGCCGACCGCAAGGTCTACTTCCTGGCGCCGGTGCTGTCCGCGGTGCCCGCGCTGGTCGGGCTCTCGGCGATCCCGTTCGGCCCGGAGGTTTCGATCTTCGGTGAGCGGACCCTGCTGCAGCTGGTCGACCTGCCGGTCGGCGTGCTGGTGATCCTCGCCTGCTCCTCGATCGGCGTGTACGGCATCGTGCTGGCCGGCTGGTCGTCCGGTTCGCCGTACCCGCTGCTCGGTGGGCTGCGCTCGGCGGCGCAGGTGATCTCCTACGAGATCGCGATGGGCCTGTCGATCGTCGGCGTGATCCTGTACGCGCAGTCGATGTCCACCAGCGACATCGTCGCCTCGCAGCAGTCGGGCTGGTACTTCTACCTGCTGCTGCCGAGCTTCGTGATCTACCTGATCTCCATGGTCGGCGAGACCAACCGCGCGCCGTTCGACCTGCCGGAGGCCGAATCCGAGCTGGTCGGCGGCTTCCACACCGAGTACAGCTCGATGAAGTTCGCCATGTTCTTCCTCGCCGAGTACGTGAACATGGTGATCGTCTCGGCGTTCGCCACCACGTTGTTCCTCGGCGGCTGGATGTTCCCGTTCGTCGGCGCCGACCACGCGCTGAACAGCGGCTGGCTGCCGGTCATCTGGTTCATGGCCAAGATGTTCGTGCTGCTGTTCGGCTTCATCTGGCTGCGCGGCACGCTGCCCCGGTACCGCTACGACCAGTTCATGCGCTTGGGCTGGAAGGTGCTGGTCCCGCTGAACCTGGTGTGGATCGTCATGATCGCCACCATCCGGGCCATCCGCGGCACCGACGAGGTGCCGCTGGGGGTGTGGATCGCGGTCGGCGCGGTGGTGCTCCTGGTGCTGGTCGTGATCGCGTTCATGGTGCCGGAGAAGCAGTTGCGCGACGCCGACAGCGTGCCGGTCACCGGCAGCGACTACCCGCTGCCCCCGCTCGACCTCAAGGTCCCCGAGACCACCCCGCGCCAACGGGCGCTCAAGGCCAAGGCACGGGTGTCGAAGAAGCAGCCCGCCGCGGTCTCCGCCGGAAGGGAGAACACCGATGGGGATGTTTGA
- the nuoI gene encoding NADH-quinone oxidoreductase subunit NuoI gives MGMFDPIKGFGVTFSMMFKKVATEEYPEAGAPAAPRYHGRHQLNRHPDGLEKCVGCELCAWACPADAIFVEGGDNTEEERYSPGERYGADYQINYLRCIGCGLCVEACPTRSLTMINFYELADDDRQRLIYTKEDLLAPLLPGMEQPPHPMRLGENEQDYYVNGPQLAREQGSAS, from the coding sequence ATGGGGATGTTTGATCCCATCAAGGGCTTCGGCGTCACCTTCTCGATGATGTTCAAGAAGGTGGCCACCGAGGAGTACCCGGAGGCCGGGGCGCCGGCGGCGCCGCGCTACCACGGGCGCCACCAGCTCAACCGGCACCCGGACGGGCTGGAGAAGTGCGTCGGCTGCGAGCTGTGCGCCTGGGCCTGCCCGGCCGACGCGATCTTCGTCGAGGGTGGTGACAACACCGAGGAGGAGCGCTACTCGCCCGGCGAGCGGTACGGCGCGGACTACCAGATCAACTACCTGCGCTGCATCGGCTGCGGCCTGTGCGTCGAGGCCTGCCCGACCCGGTCCCTGACGATGATCAACTTCTACGAGCTGGCCGACGACGACCGCCAGCGGCTGATCTACACCAAGGAGGACCTGCTCGCCCCGCTGCTGCCCGGCATGGAGCAGCCGCCGCACCCGATGCGGCTCGGTGAGAACGAGCAGGACTACTACGTGAACGGGCCGCAGCTGGCTCGTGAGCAAGGGAGCGCGTCATGA
- a CDS encoding NADH-quinone oxidoreductase subunit J, translating into MITALLAQAPLPEAVPVTTGETIAFWVLAPLAVAGALGMIFARNAVHSALWLVLTMLSLGVLYMVQQAPFLGFTQIIVYTGAIMMLFLFVLMLVGRDSSDSVVEVLRGQRLAAALLGIGMAGLFAAALARSLADVTPAPLVDPASPQGGAAGGLGRKIFTEYLFPFELTSALLITAAMGAMVLAFSDRHGKGGKKSQKELVVARFRGEHARPSPLPGPGVFATANSVATPALLPDGSVAPESLSEIIESTTASHFESERKQVAGDEPGPDAHALVGGKEEKDEGEAK; encoded by the coding sequence ATGATCACCGCGCTGCTCGCGCAGGCTCCGCTGCCCGAGGCGGTGCCGGTGACCACCGGCGAGACCATCGCCTTCTGGGTGCTGGCCCCGCTCGCGGTGGCCGGTGCGCTCGGCATGATCTTCGCCCGCAACGCGGTGCACTCCGCGCTGTGGCTGGTGCTGACCATGCTCTCGCTCGGCGTGCTCTACATGGTCCAGCAGGCGCCGTTCCTCGGCTTCACCCAGATCATCGTCTACACCGGCGCGATCATGATGCTGTTCCTGTTCGTGCTGATGCTGGTCGGCCGCGACTCCTCGGACTCGGTGGTGGAGGTGCTGCGCGGGCAGCGGCTCGCCGCCGCGCTGCTCGGCATCGGCATGGCCGGGCTGTTCGCCGCCGCGCTGGCCCGGTCGCTGGCCGACGTCACCCCGGCTCCGCTGGTCGACCCGGCCAGCCCGCAGGGCGGTGCGGCGGGCGGTCTCGGCCGCAAGATCTTCACCGAGTACCTCTTCCCGTTCGAGCTGACCTCGGCGCTGCTGATCACCGCGGCGATGGGCGCGATGGTGCTGGCCTTCTCCGACCGGCACGGCAAGGGCGGCAAGAAGTCGCAGAAGGAACTGGTGGTGGCCCGCTTCCGCGGTGAGCACGCCCGGCCTTCGCCGCTGCCCGGCCCCGGGGTGTTCGCCACCGCCAACTCGGTGGCCACCCCCGCGCTGCTGCCGGACGGTTCGGTGGCGCCCGAGTCGCTGTCGGAGATCATCGAGTCCACCACCGCCTCGCACTTCGAGAGCGAGCGCAAGCAGGTCGCCGGCGACGAGCCCGGCCCCGACGCGCACGCACTGGTCGGTGGCAAGGAAGAAAAGGACGAAGGCGAAGCGAAATGA
- the nuoK gene encoding NADH-quinone oxidoreductase subunit NuoK, with amino-acid sequence MTPTNYLLLSALLFSIGAVGVLVRRNAIVVFMCIELMLNAVNLTLVTFARINGNLDGQVMAFFVMVVAAAEVVVGLAIIMSIFRTRRSASVDDTNLLKY; translated from the coding sequence ATGACGCCGACGAACTACCTCCTGCTCTCCGCGCTGCTGTTCTCCATCGGTGCGGTCGGGGTGCTGGTGCGCCGCAACGCGATCGTGGTGTTCATGTGCATCGAGCTGATGCTCAACGCGGTGAACCTCACGCTGGTCACCTTCGCCAGGATCAACGGCAATCTCGACGGCCAGGTGATGGCGTTCTTCGTGATGGTCGTGGCCGCCGCCGAAGTGGTGGTCGGGCTGGCGATCATCATGTCGATCTTCCGCACCCGCCGGTCGGCCTCGGTCGACGACACGAACCTGCTGAAGTACTAG